CAAGTGATATCATACTTACATGTAAACAAATTTTATCGGCAGGTGAGTAGTATAGCAGCATCATCAGCACGTCAACGAGTACTGGAAGTCGCTTGCGATTTATTTTACCGTCAAGGGATTCGTTCAGTCGGCATCGATACAATTGTTGAAAAATCTGGCGTGGCCAAGACGACATTGTATCGTCATTTCCCAACGAAAGAGTCTTTAATCATTGCTTACCTGGAAGAGCATGATCAAATCAATTGGGAAACGTTCGACAAAGTATTGGCAAACCATAACGGTTCACCAAAAGAGCAGCTGTTAGCGTTCATCGATGCTACCATTGAGATATTGGAGCCTGAGCATCATCGCGGGTGTGCTTTTTTAAACGCCCTTGCCGAATTTTCAGAAGAAAATCATCCTGTTCATCTGATCGCTATCGAATATAATCGTGCTTTGCGAAAACGGTTGGCCCGTTTAAGCAAACAGGCAGGCGCCGAAGATGATAGACTAACCGATCAATTGATGCTGCTTATCAATGGGGCTATGGCATCCATTCCAGTATACGGTTTTACCGGGCCTACATCCGAACTTAAAACCATTGCCACACAGCTAATAGAATCACATCTTGATTAATAAGCGTGGAATTTCTTCTATATGCTGCTTTTATTTTCACAAAACTATTGATATGACAAGGGAATCGTTTTCAGTAAATGAGCGAGTTGCGGCTCTAATCTGATCTCGGTTCTTTTGTCGTCAGAGACGTTTCTATTGAAATTTCGTTATTTTATTGCCAGACATTCATCCTATCATCTAATTTTGACGTATGGAGTTC
This portion of the Desmospora profundinema genome encodes:
- a CDS encoding TetR/AcrR family transcriptional regulator encodes the protein MGQVISYLHVNKFYRQVSSIAASSARQRVLEVACDLFYRQGIRSVGIDTIVEKSGVAKTTLYRHFPTKESLIIAYLEEHDQINWETFDKVLANHNGSPKEQLLAFIDATIEILEPEHHRGCAFLNALAEFSEENHPVHLIAIEYNRALRKRLARLSKQAGAEDDRLTDQLMLLINGAMASIPVYGFTGPTSELKTIATQLIESHLD